The Hevea brasiliensis isolate MT/VB/25A 57/8 chromosome 1, ASM3005281v1, whole genome shotgun sequence DNA segment AACTTCTGTCATTTATCAGTCATCTGTTATGTGGATGTGTTAAATCCAGGCAGGAATTTTTTAATGAATgcacatagtaggaatgctaacAATCCAAGAAAACAAGAAAATTGTAAAGGACATATGTCACAAAGCCAAcctaaaaagacttagaatttagaGAAGTGGTAGAATACACTTAACGAGATTAAAGTAATCCAAAAGAAAGAAAGGAGAGAGAGAAACAAGATGTGTGGTATGGGGAATTAGCCCATTTGATTGCAATAGCTATGGAAACTAAACCATTTAGCTTCTAAAGCAAGAATAATTCCAGCCTTGGCTGATTCTACACCTTATGATGGAactctgaaaaaaaaaaagttttaagaatgaataaaataaaataaaaatgtggaAGTTTTACCATCCAAATCGAAGAACCATAATGGCTAAGCATCAATATTGCCCCTACCCACTTAAAATATttcacacatgtttttatttctcAGTTGTTACCTAATTCTGGAACCCCATTAATTTATCATGAAAGTGTATGATCAGGTTATATTCTTTAGTTTTCTTTGCAGCTCTTCCTAGTTACCCAAAGCTGATTACAACACAAGCATGTGATCTATTTCTTTCATTAATAAAGCCCTatttacaaataataataataataataataataataataataataataataataataataataataataatgtcatTATCCTTAAATTCATTCATAGAAAGAGTATTCTAGCACTTCTTATAGCAGAAAATGCTATCAAATAGCAAACCTCTAGAGTTGCCCAAAGCTGATTACAACACATGCATGTGATCTCTTTCTTTTCATTAATAAAGCCCTAATTTACAAATAATAGTAATAATGTCATTATTCTTAAATTCATTCGTAGAAAGAATATTCTAGCACTTCTTATAgcagaaaattttatcaaatagcAAACTTCTAGCGTTGCATGATATTTTTGCTGTAAATTTCCTAAAGCACAGTATAAAAAGCTAAAGCTTACATACCAAAGATCTCGGGCAAATGACCGTACTAAGGTAACTCAGAAACGAAAAATACCAGAATGGGCTAACAACTCCAAAAATTACGAAGAGGGGGCGGGTGGCAGTGGTCAGCGCTtgggacgctattcaaaatagcgcccGAACTCCGGACGCTATTCATAATAGCATCCGAAGctcggacgctattttgaatagcgttcgGATTCAGCCACCTGCAACAACCCCTGCACGCGATGGAATATTATGTCCCATCTCGTCCCATCTGTAACAGAGTAGCTCCGGATGCTAATTATATTAGCATCTTGTACCTCCGGACGCTAATTAATTAGCATCTTTGTCCATGGCGTGCAGCATGTCCAGTCTCGTCCCAAGTCTGTCCCAAGTCCAATCTGCAAGCAGCGAATCTCCAGTGAAGGGGGACGCTATTTTTATTAGCGTCCTGTGTTCATCCACTCCCCATTTGTACCGCTGCTCTCTCTTCCTGCGCTCTCATTTATGGCTTCCATTTCGCCCTCAAGCCCTCGCTCGTTCATTCCTCATCCATTGTCTCCCTCGCTCATTCATTCCTCATCCATTGTCTCATTTTGGTGGAGCAGCTCGGGTGGAGCAAGAAGGAGAGGAGACAGGTGCAGTTGCAGTGGTAGAtcacaaagaaagaaagaagaaatttgaaaaaaaattatattaaggtATGTATTTTGActgtttaataatttttaacatGTAATATATGAAATGCTTAGGTGATAATAATGTTTATTATTGTGAaaataatgtaattttttttttgtgcatGTTTGTGAGAAACTTTTGGTGAGCAAGTTGATATTTTTGTAAGCATCACTTAAGAAATAAATTTTCGTTACAATTTTTAACATGCAATATATAAAATGCTTGAGTGTTAATGTAATTATTATtctgaaaataatatatatatattttttatgcatGCATGTTGGTATGTTTGTGAGCAAGTtgatatatatatagtaatagcATAATACTGATAAAATGAGTAAAAGTTATTGGGAAAAATAATacaagaaattatatttttagtgTATGATAGTAAAGAaggtaaagaaaaaataatataaatttgtaGTATTAAGAAAATGTTaggaaagagaaaataaaaattataaatgtaaattatgttacaaaataaattttatattaagtcATATAATTTTTGTATCTCATAATATAATAGTTTAATAAGTTGAACAGAGAATAttagtataaaataaaataatattttaagtttttaaaaattagtaaaagctatagaagaaagggaaaaattaataaaaaattgagttcataatatattatagaaaaggatgtaataaaaataaaatataaatttatataaaatattattaaaaaatgaaaaattagtaatataaaaaattgccaaaaaaaataagtagcattttaattaaaatgtaattattagaaataaaatattaatttattttattaattaaaattaaaagaatagaaAAATTAGTAATGTAAAATGTTGttcaaaataatttctttattaatagaaaattgagttcataatatattatggaaaaggatgtaataaaaataaaatataaatttatataaaatattattaaaaaatgaaaaattagtaacataaaaaattgccaaaaaaaataagtagcattttaattaaaatgtaattaataaaaataaattataaaattatatgatttagataatattaaagaaataaaaaatagtaaaataaaaaaaattggcgAAACTCAATATAACAATtaatatgtaattatttaaaaaaattaatattattaaaatatgattaaaaaattaaaacaatagtAACATAAAAATTTATCGAAATCattgcatatttaattaaaatgtaattattagaaataaaatattaatttattttattaattaaaattaaaagaatagaaAAATTAGGAATGTAAATTGTTGttcaaaataatttctttattaatagaaaattgagttcataatatattatagaaaaggatgtaataaaaataaaatataaatttatataaaatattattaaaaaatgaaaaattagtaatataaaaaattgccaaaaaaagtaagtagcattttaattaaaatgtaattaataaaaataaattataaaattatatgatttagataatattaaagaaataaaaaatagtaaaataaaaaaaattggcgAAACTCAATATAACAATtaatatgtaattatttaaaaaaattaatattattaaaatatgattaaaaaattaaaacaatagtAACATAAAAATTTATCGAAATCattgcatatttaattaaaatgtaattattagaaataaaatattaatttattttattaattaaaattaaaagaatagaaAAATTAGTAATGTAAATTGTTGttcaaaataatttctttattaatagaaaattgagttcataatatattatagaaaaggatgtaataaaaataaaatataaatttatataaaatattattaaaaaatgaaaaattagtaatataaaaaattgccaaaaaaaataagtagcattttaattaaaatgtaattaataaaaataaattataaaattatatgatttagataatattaaagaaataaaaaatagtaaaataaaaaaaattggcgAAACTCAATATAACAATtaatatgtaattatttaaaaaaattaatattattaaaatatgattaaaaaattaaaacaatagtAACATAAAAATTTATCGAAATCattgcatatttaattaaaatgtaattattagaaataaaatattaatttattttattaattaaaattaaaagaatagaaAAATTAGTAATGTAAATTGTTGttcaaaataatttctttattaatagaaaattgagttcataatatattatagaaaaggatgtaataaaaataaaatataaatttatataaaatattattaaaaaatgaaaaattagtaatataaaaaattgccaaaaaaaataagtagcattttaattaaaatgtaattaataaaaataaattataaaattatatgatttagataatattaaagaaataaaaaatagtaaaataaaaaaaattggtgAAACTCAATATAACAATtaatatgtaattatttaaaaaaattaatattattaaaatatgattaaaaaattaaaacaatagtaacataaaaatttgtcgaaatcattgcatatttaattaaaatgtaattattagaaataaaatattaatttattttattaattaaaattaaaaaaatagaaaaattagtaATGTACAATGTAAAACGTATTGTCAACCAGACCGTTTATGCTGATAGTTGTTGCGATTTTTATTTTATCAGAAATGTCAATTCCAAGTTTTGCTACTTTATATTGGGATGGAGAAATCATTATGGATGATGAAGGCTATGAATATTATGGGGGTTCATCAACCGTCATTATTATTGGTAAACGTATGGATTTTGGtactttaggaatgaaaattgtcCGTGGAATTAATCTTAAAGGTGGACATGAATTTATATCGAAAATCTTATTCAGACAACCCATTGAAAAAAATGGCTCATTTAAATGGGATTGCATGGGTTTGGCAAACGATGACGATGTGAATAttatgtttaatttcattgatgaaATTGGAGGTATGTCATCGATTGAATTATATATTGACATTTTTCGACCATCTGCAAATGTTGTTGATGAAGCGGGCCCATCAAATAGTTGTTACACTGAAGCACTTAAGTGTACGGATGATTTTGAATCCGCTAGCAATGATTATTGTCCTGATGATGATGAGGATGATGCGGAGTCTGATGAAGAATGGATTGATAGTGATGACTGGGACATGAATGAGGATGGTGGTCATCATAATGAGTTAGTTGTAGATTTGCCTTTTTACTATAATACTCATGTTGCAAACCCAATAATGCCGCTTGTCCCTCCTCCGCCTTATAGTGAAATAGATTTTTCATTGCTAACGGTTGATCCATGGTCAACACCACAGTGTAGTTCAATGTGGGATCCATTAAAAGAGTTTGAATTAGGAATGATATTCTCATCTAGAGAGGATGTCCAAAAAGCTGCCAAAGAATATCATTTACATAGGCACCATGAGTTTTGTAATGAGGAGACAAATAGTAGAACATATGCCATCAAGTGCAAAGACACAAAGAGCAATTGTAAGTGGAGATTGCGTGCCTCACGAGGGAAAGGAAGTGATATATGGAAAATTACGCGAtataatggaccacatacatgtgTTAATCCATCACCGTCACAAGATCATAAGCAATTGGATAGCAAATTTATATCTGATTTCATTCTCGCCATTGTACGTGAACAACCCAATGTGAAGATAGGAGCATTACAGTCTGAAATAAAAGATAAGATTGGATATATGCCAAGTTATCGAAAGACCTGGAAGGCTAGGCACGATGCAATTATTAAGATCTTTGGTGATTGGGACGAATCTTATGGAAGGTTGCGACAATTTATGCTTGCTTTGTGCAAACAGAACCCTGAAAGTATGTTCTTCATTGAAGATGATCCTTTTTTTGTTAATAATAGATTAGATCCTGCTTATCGGGTTTTCGATAGAATGTTTTGGGCATATAAACAAACAATAGAAGGATTCAAGAACTGTCGACCGGTTATATTCATAGACTCAACTTTTTTATATGCTAAGTACAAAGGATGTTTATTTTATGCAACAACACTTGATGGTAATAACCATATTTTCCCAATTGCGTGGGCAATAGTCGACAGTGAAAATACAAGGAACTGAGATTGGTTTATGTCTTGTTTGAGGGTGTTTGTGACAGATCGTAAAGGAATATGTGTTATATCAGATAGACATATTGCCATAAAAAAGGCAATGAATCAAGATTAGTGGCAGCCTCCTGATGGGCATCATCGATACTGCTTAAGACATATCATCAGCAATTACAACACAAAGTTTAAGAATACTAATATGAAAGAAGCTCTCCGAAAGGCAGGTTAGTTTTCTAAGTTGACTAGTTATTGTTACTGTAATCTAAATATAAATTTGACATGTGTATGCAACAAATAACATGGCTTTTTTATTTTTACAGCACaacaattggaaaaaaaaaattttatgaagCCATGAACACAATCAAGAATGAGCATCCTAATACATTTGAATGGGCTACAAAGATACCTTTGGAAAAATGGACACGTTCTCATGATGGAGGGAAATGTTATGGCTCCATGATAACTAATACTGTTGAGTCTGTTAATGGAATACTCAAAGGGATCCGTGCTTTACCCATAACTGCAATGgtagaaaaaatatttttccagTGTGTTGATTATTTTGACACACGCCGCACGACCCTCCGTGAGCAACTGCAAATGGGCTTCAAATTTACA contains these protein-coding regions:
- the LOC131183364 gene encoding uncharacterized protein LOC131183364; this encodes MACSMSSLVPSLSQVQSASSESPVKGDAIFISVLCSSTPHLYRCSLFLRSHLWLPFRPQALARSFLIHCLPRSFIPHPLSHFGGAARVEQEGEETEMSIPSFATLYWDGEIIMDDEGYEYYGGSSTVIIIGKRMDFGTLGMKIVRGINLKGGHEFISKILFRQPIEKNGSFKWDCMGLANDDDVNIMFNFIDEIGGMSSIELYIDIFRPSANVVDEAGPSNSCYTEALKCTDDFESASNDYCPDDDEDDAESDEEWIDSDDWDMNEDGGHHNELVVDLPFYYNTHVANPIMPLVPPPPYSEIDFSLLTVDPWSTPQCSSMWDPLKEFELGMIFSSREDVQKAAKEYHLHRHHEFCNEETNSRTYAIKCKDTKSNCKWRLRASRGKGSDIWKITRYNGPHTCVNPSPSQDHKQLDSKFISDFILAIVREQPNVKIGALQSEIKDKIGYMPSYRKTWKARHDAIIKIFGDWDESYGRLRQFMLALCKQNPESMFFIEDDPFFVNNRLDPAYRVFDRMFWAYKQTIEGFKNCRPVIFIDSTFLYAKYKGCLFYATTLDGNNHIFPIAWAIVDSENTRN